The Gammaproteobacteria bacterium genomic sequence CGGAATACAATGGCCTGAAAATGGTGCTCGGCGGCACCACCCTGTCAGGCGAGGACATCCAGCGGCTGCGCCAGCGCATTGAGCGGGGTGAGTTCAGCGAGGGCCGGGGCACACGGTCATCTGACGATGTGGTCGGCCAGTACATTGCCAGGATTACCGCTGACATCAAGCTGGCCCGGCCCCTGAAGGTCATCGTCGACTGCGGTAACGGCGTAGCCGGCGTGGTCGCGCCACAGCTACTGCGCGCGCTGGGCTGCGAGGTCATCGAGCTGTTCTGCGAGGTCGACGGTACCTTCCCTCACCATCACCCCGACCCCAGCAAACCGGAAAACCTGCTCGACCTGAAACAGGCACTGGCCGGACTCCCCCCCGCACAACAGGCCGACATCGGCCTCGCCTTCGACGGCGATGGCGATCGTCTGGGGGTGGTGACGCCCACCGGCAAGGTGATCTGGGCCGATCGGCAGATGATGCTGTATGCGCAGGATGTGCTGTCGCGCAATCCGGGCGCCGAGATCATTTATGACATCAAGTGCACCACCAACCTGCACAAGATCATCGAACAGGCCGGCGGCAAGGCCACCATGTGGAAGACCGGTCACAGCTTCGTCAAGGCCAAGCTCAAGGAAAGCGGCGCGGCACTGGCCGGCGAAATGAGTGGCCACATCTTTTTCAAGGAACGCTGGTACGGTTTCGACGACGCCACCTACACGGCATCACGCCTGCTGGAGATTCTCGCTAAAGATGTCAGACCGGCCGATGACATTTTCAACGCCTTGCCCGACAGCATCAACACGCCTGAATTGAATATGGGCACCGCCGAAGGTGAAAACCATCCATTGGTCGACAAACTGATTCAAACGGCAGATTTCCCCGATGCCAAAATCACCACCATCGACGGACTACGTGTGGACTTCGAGGATGGCTTCGGATTGGTGCGCGCCTCCAACACAACACCCTGTTTAGTCTTTCGCTTCGAGGCCACGAATGAAAATGGCCTGAGACGAATCCAGGATGACTTCCGCAAGCTGCTGAAAACACAGATTCCTGATGCCGAGCTGCCTTTTTGAATTACAATTAAGACCAAAACCTGATATCTAAAAAAGGGTATCAGCGGCTATTTGACGCTGGGCGGCAACCCGTTGAGAATTTTGTTTTCTGGCATGTTTTTCATTCCACTTCGTTAGCGGAATAATTTATTAGCATGCTGCCACTTTAAATGTCTTTCAAGGTTCCTTTTGAAACAGACCTACTCACGCGACCCTGTTATTAATCGCTCCTTAAAACATTCCGTTCGCGATGGTGCGGCTTATGCGGTGATGTCAGGCACTGGCGAAACCTATTTTTCGGCCTTCGCCATTTTCCTCAAAGCATCCACCGCCCAGATCGGTTTTCTAGCGTCAGTCCCTCTCTTGCTCGCATCATTTGCCCAGCTATTGTCTGCCTGGCTCGGGCACATCTATGGCAATCGAAAAATTATTATTTTGATTGGCGCAAGCCTACAGGCATTGATCTGGATTCCGATTGCGTTATTGCCATTTTTTCCGACAGATCATTCAGTAGAAATATTTATCACCTGCATCATTCTCTATTATGCTTTTGGCAATCTGGTTGCGCCGCAGTGGTCAAGCCTGATGGGAGAACTGGTGACAGAAAAAAAACGCGGCCGCTTCTTTGCACGTCGCACCCGCATCTCAAGCATGATGTCATTCTTCTCTTTAGTCTCGGCCGGCTTACTGTTGCATTATTTTGATGACAACATGGCAACTAAAACGGGTTATCTAATCATCTTTAGTGTTGCCTTTATTTCCCGCCTGATCTCTGTATATCATTTGTCAAAAATGTATGACCCACCAGGCCATGTCGCAGCCATTGAAGTACCTGTTGAAAAAACCACCTGGAAACAATTAACGCAATCACAATTTGCCGGTTTTTCATCGTACTTTGCACTGATCCAGTTTTGCGTCGCCATTGCCTCACCTTTTTTTTCAATTTATCTGTTACGTGATCTCGGTTTTAGTTATATCGAATTCATGGCCTGCATGGCATCCACTGTACTTCTGCAGTTTCTCACGCTTAACCGCTGGGGCCGCATATCGGATATATTTGGTAACAGGGTAATACTGAGCCTGTGTGGCAGCCTGATCCCCTTCGTTCCTTTATTGTGGCTTTTCTCAACAAACTTTAGTTACCTGCTTGTGGTCCAGGCATTCGGCGGAGCTATCTGGGCCGGCTTTACATTAAGCGCAAGTAATTTTCTCTACGACCTGATTCCACAAAATAAACGTGCTACCTATATGGCCTCACACAATGTGCTGGCGAGTATTGGTGTCTTTTTTGGGGCGTTACTGGGCGGTTATTTAGGAACTGTGATGCCTGAAAAATATAGCGTGCTCGGCTATGAAATAAATTTGGTCAGCCAACTGTATAATGTTTTTATTCTGTCGTTTGTTCTACGTTTGATTACGTCATTTCTACTGATCCCACGATTAAAAGAAACTCGACGCGTTAAACCGGTCACAATTAGAAGATTGGTATTTAGAGTTGTCCGTTTTAATCCCTTATCGGGCCTGAACTTTGAAATCATCAGTAGTCGGCGGAAATCACCCTGACAAACCCCGCGTGATAGGGATGACGTAACATTCCCAGCCTGGCCCGTCCAAAGGCCACGCTCTTGCGCCCTACGAATTGCATCTAATAAAATACCCCTATGTTAGTGATCCCAAACCTCAGACCCGTTACACTACCTCTATGACTCTAAACGCCAAATCCGCAATGAATGTCGCCCACGTGCTGACCGAGGCGCTGCCTTATATACAGCGTTTCTCCGGCAAGACCATCGTCATCAAATACGGCGGCAACGCCATGGTAGATGATGACCTGAAAAACAGCTTTGCCCGGGACATCGTGCTGATGAAGACGGTGGGCATCAATCCCGTCGTGGTGCACGGTGGCGGCCCGCAGATCGGCAAATTGCTGGCGCGCATCGGCAAGGAGACCGCGTTTGTGCAGGGCATGCGGGTCACCGATAGCGAGACCATGGACGTGGTGGAGATGGTGCTGGGCGGGCTGGTGAACAAGGAGATCGTCAACCTTATCAACCAGCGAGGCGGCTGCGCCATCGGCCTCACCGGCAAGGACGGTGACATGATCCGCGCCCACAAACTCACCTTTGAACAGTCCGCGCCCGAGATGAACGCCTCGGAGATCGTCGACATCGGCCATGTGGGCGAGGTCACCAGCATCGATCCCTCGGTGGTGAACATGCTGGTCAGCGGCAACTTCATTCCGGTTATCGCCCCCATCGGCGTGGGCCAGGACGGCCAGTCCTACAATATCAATGCCGACCTGGTGGCCGGCAAACTGGCGGAGACCCTGCGCGCCGAAAAGCTGATCCTGCTCACCAATACCGCCGGCCTGCTGGACAAGGACGGCGAGCTGCTCACCGGCCTGGGCACCGACCGGGTCAACGAACTGATCGCCGATGGCACCATCCATGGCGGCATGCTGCCCAAGATCCGCTGCGCACTGGAGGCCGTTCAGGCCGGCGTCAGCGCCGCGCACATTATCGATGGTCGGGTACAACATGCGGTGATGCTGGAGATCTTTACCGACGAGGGTGTCGGCACCCTGATTCGTTCGCGCAATAGCTAGTGTTGCACGCTAGCCGGCACATCCCTTCTGGAGTCATCAACCGTGACCGATAAATCTCCTCGCGCCCAACAGATTCTCGAGGCCCTGGCCCGCCAGCTGGAAAACCATCCCGGTGAGCACATCACCACGGCCGCGCTGGCCAGGGCGGTGGGGGTCTCCGAGGCCGCCCTGTATCGCCACTTCCCCAGCAAGGCCCGCATGTTTGAGGCGCTGATCGAATTTATCGAACACAGCGTGTTTGGCCTGATCACCCGCATTCTCGACGAGCACGATACTGCCAGCGCACGCTGCGAACACCTGCTTACCATGCTGCTGAGTTTTTCCCTGCGCAACCCCGGCCTGACCCGCATCCTGGTGGGTGATGCGCTCACCGGTGAACACGAGCGGCTACGGCTGCGGATCACCCAGTTCTACGACCGGCTGGAAACCCAGCTAAAGCAGATCCTGCGCGAGGCTGAAGGCAAAAACCAGTTACCGGTCGGCCACCCCTCCACCGCCATCGCCAACCTGCTGCTGGCCATCGCCGAGGGGCGCATGAATCAGTTTGTGCGCAGCGGGTTCCGGCAGTCGCCACTGGAACGCTGGGACCAACAGTGGCAGTTACTCGTCGGCACGCTGTTTCCCACGCCCCGCTAGACCGCGCCCGACCCCACAACCGTCATCCCCTCCCCCGTGGACTGGCTCAACCACTTACTACTGTTTCTTATCTCCCTGGTCGCCAATATATTTTCTGCCTTTGCCGGCGGCGGCGCGGGCCTGCTGCAATTTCCCGTGCTGATCTTTCTGGGCCTGCCGTTCGGCGTCGCCCTGGCGACACACAAGGTGGCCAGTGTGGCGCTGGGCATCGGCGCCACACTGCGCAACCTGCGCGAAGGCGGTCTGCAGCGTCGCCTGACCCTGTTCATTACCGCCTGCGGTGTGCCCGGCGTCATTATCGGCGCCAGCGTGATCCTGTTTGTGCCCGACCGCAGCGCCGAAATCGCGCTGGGCCTGCTGACCGTTTCCCTCGGCCTGTATTCATTCTTCCAGCCGCAGCTGGGACAACAGCCGCGCACCACGAACCAGAGCCTGCAACACTATGCCATCGGGGGTGTCGTGTTATTTTTCATCGGCATCCTGAACGGCTCGCTCACCTCCGGCACCGGCCTGTTCGTCACCCTTTGGCTGGTGCGCTGGTTCGGGCTGGATTACAAACGCGCCGTGGCCCACACCCTGGTGCTGGTCGGGCTGTTCTGGAATGGCAGCGGCGCCATCACCCTGGGCCTGATCGGTGACATACAGTGGGACTGGCTGCCGGCCCTATTGGCCGGCTCACTGCTGGGCGGCTATATCGGCGCACACCTCGCCATCACCCGGGGCAATCGCTGGATCAAGCATACTTTCGAGGCCATCACCCTGGCCGTGGGCCTGAAACTGATCATCGGTTGAAAGATTCGGGCCATCCTTTCCTATATCTCAAAAATATACCCGCAACAAAAAGGCCGACAATCCGATTGCCGGCCTTTTGTAGTTAGTTGCTATGGTTAGCTGCTGTGGTTAGCTGCTGTGGTTAGCTATTTTAGCCTGTGACCGAACGAATGTCCCTTGTCGATCATCAACCCCTATACCAACATCAAAAATTGTACACCAGGGTCACGGCAGTCTCCGTGTCGGTCTTCTTGATACCGACCGGCACATCCGAGGTATTTTTTATCGTATAGGTGATCTTTGTCGCCAGGCTGCCATTGATCTGCGCCGACAGGGCGGTCACGGATTTTGTGATCGTCACATCTTCACCCACCTCGGTCGAAAAGTTCTCGGTAAACTTGCTGGTCCCGGAAATATCCCAGGCCAGGTTGGCGGCACCGCGCACCATCAGCTCATCTTCACTGCCGCCGTGTTCCAGCTTGCTCTGGCGCGCACCGGGGCCGATTTCGAGATCCAGCTTCAGATCGGGATTATCAATAATGCGTCGACCATAACCCAGCGCCTCGGTGACGCGGTAGTCGTAACCACTGAAGCGATCGTTTTCATAGGCCAGCAGCGCAAACAAATAATTTTGCGGGCCGAACTTGTAATTGCTCTGCCCAGTAATGGCATAGCGTTCCGCCGTGGTGGTACCGTGATCCGAGCTGGTCAGGGAATCAAAGCCCAGCGTATGCCGCCATTTCTCCCGCTCGGTTTCCGCCTTGGCCTTGGCACTGGTGGTTTTCGTTTTGGTATTACCCGTGGTATTGACGATACCCAGTTCAACACTGCCCTTCCAGCTTCCATCGCCAGGTGCCGTCTCCGCCATGGTGTCAGTGACGACAAGGCCTGACAGACATAGCACCGAGAGTGCGCCGATCACTCTATTCTGTTGCATCGGTTTTTCCTTTTTATCCATCCGTGATTCGTAAAATATATACTAGTGTTGCGAACCGGAGATAGCGGAACAAATGCAACAGATGGATTTTTTCGTCAGGCTAGGCGCAGACCCGCAGCCGTATGGGGTATACGGCAAGGGGCTGCAACGACGCATGGCGGAAAAAGACGCTGTTTCATGTTTCGTTATTTCCGGTTCGCAACACCAGATCCGGCAGATACCTAAACACCATATTTGTCCCGGTAGGCCTGGATCGCCGCCAGGGCATCAGCCTGGTCACTCTTGTTGCTGAGGAATTCAACCAATTGTAGCAAACCGACGATACTGGCCACCTTCAGGCCATAATCACGCTCTACCTCCTGAATCGCCGAGACCTCACCCTGGCCGCGCTCCTGACGATCCAGGGCGATCACCACGCCGGCCGGCTGTGCGCCCGCCGCCTGGATAATCTCCACCGACTCACGCACCGAGGTGCCGGCTGATATCACGTCATCGATAATCAATACGCGGCCCTTGAGCTCGGCGCCGACAATCAACCCACCCTCGCCATGGTCTTTGGCCTCCTTACGATTAAAACAGTAGGGAACGTCGCGTCCGTGCTGATCCGCCAATGCAATCGCCAGACTCGCCGCCAGCGGGATGCCCTTGTAGGCCGGGCCGTAAATGGTGTCGAACGCCAGGCCCGAATCGATAATCGCCTGGGCATAAAAACGCCCCAGACGGGCCAGGCTGGCGCCGGTGTTGAACAGCCCGCTATTGAAGAAATAGGGGCTGACGCGCCCGGACTTGAGCGTGAATTCGCCAAACCGCAGCACGCCAACGTCGATCGCAAATTCAAGAAATTCCTGTTGATAATCTTGCATGGCCGCTTCCCGTTAGACAGTTCATTAAGGTGGCATATTGTAGCCCATCTGCCCGCACAACATTAAGCCCTGCCGCTGAAGCTGCGGTATAATCCGTCGCATTAATAGATATCAGGACTTTGCATGAAAATTATCAGCGCCAATCTCAATGGCATACGCTCCGCTCACAAAAAGGGCTTTTTCCAATGGCTGCACACCCAGCAGGCCGACGTCATCTGCCTGCAGGAGACAAAGGCACAGGAGCATCAGCTCGACCCCGATGTGTTTTATCCCGAGGGTTATCACTGCCACTATTTTGATGCCGAAAAAAAGGGCTATAGCGGTGTGGCCATCTATGCCCGGCAAAAACCGCTACGCGTGATTCGCGGACTGGGCGAGGGCTTTGAAGACATGGATGCCGAGGGTCGTTTCATTCAGGCGGACTTTGCCCAGCAAGACGGCAACACGCTCAGCGTGATCTCGCTCTACCTTCCCTCCGGCTCCTCCAGGGAAGAGCGCCAGCAGATCAAGTTCAGCTTTATGGATCGCTTCACCGACACGCTCAAGGCCATGCACCGCAAAGCTCATGAATTTGTGATCTGCGGCGACTGGAATATCGTGCACCGGGAAATCGATATCAAGAACTGGAAAAGCAATCAGAAAAATTCCGGCTGTCTGCCCGAAGAGCGTGCCTGGCTGGACCAGCTGTTTGGCCCGTTGGGTTTTAGCGATGCCTTTCGGGTGGTGAATCAGGAGGCCGGCCAATATACCTGGTGGTCAAACCGCGGCCAGGCCTGGGCCAATAATGTCGGATGGCGTATCGACTATCAGGTGATTACCCCGGGCCTGAGGGAGCGGGTGTTAAATGCCAGCATCTATAAGGCTGAACGTTTCTCAGATCACGCGCCACTGATTATTGAGTATCGCTAGCCAGACATTCCCGATAACCATCAATAGCTAACTATCAATAGCCAGCACCGCGAGCGTTTTGACGGCTGTTATTCGATGCGGGCGCCGGGGTTTTTATCCGCGCGCCTACTGGGTATAAAATTTCTGGCGGAACTCCACGACGACAGGCTTGGCGCTGCCCTCGGGCAAAACCTGCAGGACAAAATCCAGCATTTCTTCATGCGCCACATGAAATTCGCTCACGTAGTAGATCGTGTCCCCCTCGTCAATCTCCCGCACCTTGAAGGTACGGAACTGACCGGTCAGATTGCTGGCGCTGGCGGTGATATTTGCCCGCACCGGTTTTTCCACGCCCTTTGACTCATTCTTCATCACGGAGACGGTTATCATGCCGCGGTTTTTACTGCGGACGATATTGTAGGCCTCGGCCATCGCCGGCTGCAGGGTATCGGTATTAAAGGCGTTGTAGTGCACCGTGTATTCGCCAAATACCTGGGGCTCTCCGGCCACGGCGGAGTGACACATCACGACGATGGCGCTGACGGCCAGCAGGATTAACAGGGATATCTTTTTCATCATCGCAGCACCTTTCGCACCCTAAAGGACTCATTCCGGCTCTCGATCAACCTTCTTGAATATTGTGGCTCGTGTCAAGCCCGTTCTATGGCTTGCCATTAAGCTACAGGGTTGATTCTAGTTGAGCACAACAAAAAAGGCACGACCCGCTATCCACGAGTCATGCCCTGTTTACGCTACGATAATGGGTTTGCGCTCGCGCCCTGGCGAGTGCCGCAACGGCGTTATCAATGCGGTTATGAGGCCTCCGCGGTCTTCTGATCCGTATTCTGCAGCGGCGCCAGGGGGGTGTTGATATGCCCAAGCACCTTGTTAATGGTTCCAAGTTGCTCCATCAGCTCATCGCTTTGCTTCTCCAGGCCGGCGATATTGTCCGAGAGCTTTTCACGCGAATTCTTGATCTTCTGCAAATTGCTGAGGCGCTTTTCCAGCTGGATTTTTCGTTCCTTGATGCGTGCCGCCAGTGGCCGCATCACTGATCCCGCCCACTCCTCGGCATCCTGATTGGCGCGGAAGAAGATATTGCGCGCATGGCTGACCATCGAGACAATAAATTTTTTCACCACGAAGCTTTGCTCGGTCATCGCGGTCATCGAGCTTTCTCTGAATTCACCCGCCTTTTTGTACAGCTGGTCCAGCTCGCGTGAATAGCGGGCGGTGGTGAACAGGGTGGGGTTCAGATCGGTGAAGCCATGCTCGTCACGAAAACGGTCGTAGATCGACTGCACGATGGCATTGGATTTTTCCGCCTGATAGTTCACCTGGGTCATCGTGTCACGGGCATTTTCAAAAAAGCCCTTCATGCCGGATCGCAGACCGTGGGTGGTCCAGCTGTCGACCATCTCGGTACGCGTCTTGGCAATCATCTTGTCCAGGCTGTCCAGCCCCAGCGCCTCGATCAAGGCGACCAGCTGGCGTTTCAGCACGTGGCGGGAGGTCTGGAAATTCTCGACGTCTTTTTGATAGATGCCCTGCTCGGTGCGCAGCTTCTGCATGGTCTCCATCAGCACATCGGCGCTCTTTCCCGACAGGGAGCGCAGCTCTTCCAGCTGCTGATTCACCGCCTCGTGGCGCTCGGTGAGCACACCGCGGGTGGTCTCCACCATGGAGCCGATCCGCGACACAATATTCTCCCGCACCAGATGCTGTTTGGCGGGCAACACGTCATCCGACAGGGTGGCCTCCAGCGCCAGCAGGCCGCTCTTTTCCAACAGTTCGTCATTGCCCTTTACCCGGGCCAGCAGGCCCTTCTGGGCCGATACGGGATAGATATTGCTGGCGTCGATGTTGAGCATTTCCGCCGTCTTGTCGACCTGCTTCTGGATATTGGCGTTATTGGTGGCCTCATCCTGTAGCTCGTCCCAGAGGGTGTCGATCTTGTTCAGCACCACGATGAGCCCGCCTGACTCGCGGTTTTCACGGAATGCCTGGGCATGGTCACGCCAGATCTGCATGTCGGTCTTGGTGGCCCCGGTGTCGGCGGCCAGCACGAAGATCACCGCCTGGGCATTCGGCAGCATGTCCATGGTCAGTTCCGGTTCGGAGCCCATGGCATTCAGCCCCGGGGTGTCGAGAATCACCAGCCCCTGCTTCAGCAGCGGGTGGGGGAAACTGATCATCACATGCCGCCACATGGGGATTTCTATGCTGACCGGGGGCACGTCGCACTGGTCATACTCCTCCTGCGAGTACAGGCCCAGCTTGATGGCATTCTGCACCGGCACCGATTTGGTCTTGATGATCTCCTTGAAGGCCTCGGCCATGTGGTCCGGAGAATCCACGTCCAGATCGGTATTGATCCAGTTGTTGGGGTCTTGCTTGAATTCGCTGATGCTGGTGTCATCGAGGCGGGTCTCGATGGGCAGCATACGGATATAGGATTTTTCCGTTTTATGGTCGTAAAACAGCTCCGTCGGGCACATGGTGGTGCGGCCGGCGGATGAGGGCAACAGTCTGCGTTTGTAATCGGCGAAGAAGATCGAGTTGATCAGCTCGGTCTTGCCGCGCGAAAACTCCGCGGCAAAGCCGATGGTGATGTGATCAGAGTCCAGCGAGTCGAGGATCTCGTACATGCGTAGATCGTCCTCGGGACTGCTCATCTCGTGCTTGGCGAGCCACTCACGATAGGTCTTGATCTGGCAGATAATGTCTTCTTTCCAGCGACTATAGGCTTCTAATTGTTCTGTAAACTGGTCTTTGGCCATGCCCGTCTTTACCTGAAATGTTGTCGTTAGTCGCTGCGCGGCACGAAAAACCCGCCCGCAGCTGATATCTCGGTATCAATAACGGCCCCTGGCAGGGGAAGTTTAGCCCCAGCCGCCGCGCCTGCCGGTGGTCGGTTGGTGAATGCCGTCTGGCTATAGATAGAAAGGGCTGGGCGGAGGGCCGAAACCCGGCTAACGCTGAATCGGTGGCGGCAGCCGGGTCGGCGCGCTGATCTGGACACGCTTCTGACGCCCGCCTTCACCCGCCAGCACGCTCACCCGCGATTTGGCGACCCCGAAGGCCTTGGCCAGGAATTTCACCAGCTGGGCATTGGCCTTGCCATCGACCGGCGGGGCGGTGATGCGCACCTTCAGGCTCTCGCCACCGAGGGGATCGGCACAGGGGCCGACGATCTCGTCACTGCTGGCCTTGGGCTGCACCCGCACCGAGAGGGTCAGGGTGTCGCCTTCCCAGCGGTACCAGGCCTGGCGCTCCGCGCTCACCCGAGCGCCAGGCCCCGGCCCAGATCCCGGATCGGCGCCACCAGCAGGATCGTCAGCAGCTGGATCCCGATCATCACCACAATGGGGGACAGGTCAAAGCCCTGGATCGGCGGCAGCAGGCGCCGCGCCCGGCCCAGCAGGGGTTCATTCAGGCTGTAGAGCAGGGCCACGGCGGGGTTGTAATTGCCGGGACTCACCCAGCTCAGCACCACCTGGATCAGGATGGTGAAAAAATAGATCTGCAACAGCAGCGACAGCAGCTCGGCGAGGGACAGCACCACCAGGCCCAGCGGCTGAAGACCCAGCCCGGAGATCAGCCCGATCACGAACAGCTCCAGCAACTGCAGGCCCAGCATCAGCACCACCGAGGCCACATCGATCCCCAGCATGCTGGGGATCAACCGGCGCAGGGGCACCAGCGTCGGATTGGTCACCTTCACCAGGAACTGGGAGACGGGATTATAGAAATCCGCCCGCACCCGGGCGAGCAGGAAGCGGATCATCACCGCGCCGATATACAGGCCAAACAGGGTCTGCACCAGAAACACGCCCGCGTTGCCGGCGTACGAACCGCCCATCATGCATCTCCCTCTGCCTTCGCCTGGTCGTCACCCAGCAGGGCGGCCAATTCGCGCGACCGATCGGCCGCCGCCTGGAGCACCTGGGCCATGAGCCGGTCGATATGATTTTCCGCCAGCACCCGCAGGCCCTGCTCGGTGGTGCCGCCGGGTGAGGTCACCCGCTCCCGCAGGGTGGTCACCGTCTCGCTGCTTTCCAGCGCCATCTTGGCGGCGCCCAGCGCGGTCTGCAGGGTCAGCAGGCGTGCCGTCTCCGCCGGCAGCCCCAGCTCGGCACCGGCGGCCTCCAACGCCTCCATGATACGGAAGAAATAGGCGGGGCCACTGCCGGACAGCGCGGTCACGGCATGCATCTGGTCTTCGTCCTCGACCCACAGGGTCAGGCCCGCGGCCCGCAGGATGGATTCGGCCAGATCCCGCTGCGCGGCGCTGACCGGCGCACTGGCGAACAGGCCGATCGCCCCGGTCTGCACCAGCGCCGGGGTATTGGGCATCGCCCGCACCACCGCCACCGGCCTGCCCGCCTCGCCGCCCAGCCAACGATTGAGGTCCACACTGCGAATGCCGGCGGCGACCGTGATCACCAGCGGCTGACGGGCCTGCACCGCTGGCGCCAGGGCCGTGGCCACGCCTTGCAGCAGCTGCGGTTTGACCGCCAGCACCACCACATCCGCCTCGGCCACCGCCGCGGCATTATCCTGCGTGGTGTGCACGCCAAAATTCTCGGCGAGATAGTCGCGACTGCGCGGGTTGGGATCCGTCACCGTGATCTGTCCGGCCTGTAGATTGTCGGCCAGCAGGCCGCCGATCAGGCTGGCAGCCATGTTGCCGCCGCCAATAAAGCTGATGTGTATATTTTTCATGATGTGTTAAGCGCCATCCATTGATTGTGTTGAACCTGGATCCGTGGTTTAACCACGGATTCAGGTTGCATTATAGGGCCGACGGGGTCCAAAGATATCGGTGCCGACACGTACGATGGTCGCACCCTCGGCGATCGCCATCTCCAGATCGCCCGACATGCCCATGGACAGGGTATCCCAGTATCGCCATGCCTCCCCGGCCCCGGGCGGGGAGGCTTCCAGCCGCTGAAAGGCCTCGCGCACGGCTCTAAAGGCCGCCCGTTGCACGGCCGGATCGGTGCTCGCCGCCGGGATGGCCATCAGGCCGCGCAGCCGCAGCTGCGGCAACTGTACCACCTGGGCGGCCAGGTCCGGCAACTCATCACACGCTAACCCGGATTTGCTGGCCTCTCCACTGACATTGAGCTGCAGGCAGACATTCAGCGGTGGC encodes the following:
- a CDS encoding DUF167 family protein, with protein sequence MSAERQAWYRWEGDTLTLSVRVQPKASSDEIVGPCADPLGGESLKVRITAPPVDGKANAQLVKFLAKAFGVAKSRVSVLAGEGGRQKRVQISAPTRLPPPIQR
- a CDS encoding dynamin family protein, with amino-acid sequence MAKDQFTEQLEAYSRWKEDIICQIKTYREWLAKHEMSSPEDDLRMYEILDSLDSDHITIGFAAEFSRGKTELINSIFFADYKRRLLPSSAGRTTMCPTELFYDHKTEKSYIRMLPIETRLDDTSISEFKQDPNNWINTDLDVDSPDHMAEAFKEIIKTKSVPVQNAIKLGLYSQEEYDQCDVPPVSIEIPMWRHVMISFPHPLLKQGLVILDTPGLNAMGSEPELTMDMLPNAQAVIFVLAADTGATKTDMQIWRDHAQAFRENRESGGLIVVLNKIDTLWDELQDEATNNANIQKQVDKTAEMLNIDASNIYPVSAQKGLLARVKGNDELLEKSGLLALEATLSDDVLPAKQHLVRENIVSRIGSMVETTRGVLTERHEAVNQQLEELRSLSGKSADVLMETMQKLRTEQGIYQKDVENFQTSRHVLKRQLVALIEALGLDSLDKMIAKTRTEMVDSWTTHGLRSGMKGFFENARDTMTQVNYQAEKSNAIVQSIYDRFRDEHGFTDLNPTLFTTARYSRELDQLYKKAGEFRESSMTAMTEQSFVVKKFIVSMVSHARNIFFRANQDAEEWAGSVMRPLAARIKERKIQLEKRLSNLQKIKNSREKLSDNIAGLEKQSDELMEQLGTINKVLGHINTPLAPLQNTDQKTAEAS
- the proC gene encoding pyrroline-5-carboxylate reductase; its protein translation is MKNIHISFIGGGNMAASLIGGLLADNLQAGQITVTDPNPRSRDYLAENFGVHTTQDNAAAVAEADVVVLAVKPQLLQGVATALAPAVQARQPLVITVAAGIRSVDLNRWLGGEAGRPVAVVRAMPNTPALVQTGAIGLFASAPVSAAQRDLAESILRAAGLTLWVEDEDQMHAVTALSGSGPAYFFRIMEALEAAGAELGLPAETARLLTLQTALGAAKMALESSETVTTLRERVTSPGGTTEQGLRVLAENHIDRLMAQVLQAAADRSRELAALLGDDQAKAEGDA
- a CDS encoding YggT family protein codes for the protein MMGGSYAGNAGVFLVQTLFGLYIGAVMIRFLLARVRADFYNPVSQFLVKVTNPTLVPLRRLIPSMLGIDVASVVLMLGLQLLELFVIGLISGLGLQPLGLVVLSLAELLSLLLQIYFFTILIQVVLSWVSPGNYNPAVALLYSLNEPLLGRARRLLPPIQGFDLSPIVVMIGIQLLTILLVAPIRDLGRGLALG